A section of the Callospermophilus lateralis isolate mCalLat2 chromosome 16, mCalLat2.hap1, whole genome shotgun sequence genome encodes:
- the LOC143381968 gene encoding solute carrier family 22 member 22-like: MAFEELLQHVGDNGKFQVLTTIFFMLSSILTSPHDYIENFTAAMPAHHCHVHLLGNPKFEANVTINLTAEALLTVSIPVGPNQKPEQCHRFHQTQWQLLDPNVSAVNYTDPETEPCLDGWIYDQSVFTSTIVTEWNLVCDYKSFKYFAQAIALSGHLVGSALSGLISDRFGRKPLLVSCCLAYGILSTCCAFAPVFTIYCILRFMSSVCLSAVLNNTCVFLFEGNSSKWQLVATMLFALSASIGQASFAGVAYLFRDWHMLQLVIALPYLILSLFSCGISESVRWLMATGKTEQALKELQRIARINGKKEVAESLTSEILISKMKEELNTKRESFRMKEIMCKPAVLKTVLFSSVLAFSTTFSFYGLLLDIENLGKNIFLTQFLLGITDLPSKCLSYFILKYVNRRPSSGFSLIILGVSILIPIFVPKEMYVLRLTLFLLGRSSVSVLSSILLIFSNELSATVLRSTIQGILFFVARTAATLSALVLSTRLYFVHLPAILFGTFPIVASAFAYFLPESFNLPLIETIKDMEKRYELRNKSTRKKQRKDLLATTEC, translated from the exons ATGGCCTTTGAAGAACTTCTACAACACGTAGGTGACAATGGGAAGTTTCAGGTTTTGACAACTATCTTTTTCATGCTTTCAAGTATCCTGACAAGTCCTCATGATTACATTGAGAACTTTACAGCAGCCATGCCCGCTCACCACTGCCATGTCCACCTCCTTGGCAATCCCAAATTTGAAGCCAATGTCACCATAAACCTGACAGCTGAAGCCCTTCTGACGGTCTCCATCCCTGTGGGCCCAAACCAGAAACCTGAGCAATGTCATCGCTTCCACCAGACCCAGTGGCAACTCTTAGATCCCAATGTGTCAGCTGTCAATTATACTGATCCGGAGACAGAGCCATGCCTGGATGGGTGGATATATGACCAAAGTGTTTTCACCTCTACCATCGTTACGGAG TGGAACTTGGTGTGTGATTATAAGTCATTCAAATACTTTGCACAAGCCATCGCCCTGTCAGGGCACTTGGTGGGCTCTGCTCTAAGTGGCCTCATTTCTGACAG GTTTGGACGGAAGCCACTGCTGGTCTCTTGTTGCCTGGCCTACGGAATCCTGAGCACCTGCTGTGCCTTCGCTCCGGTCTTCACCATTTACTGTATTCTGAGATTCATGTCATCTGTCTGCCTGAGTGCAGTTCTAAACAACACTTGCGTATTTC ttTTTGAAGGAAACTCATCAAAATGGCAACTAGTGGCTACCATGCTTTTCGCATTATCTGCGAGTATTGGCCAGGCATCATTTGCAGGCGTGGCTTACCTTTTCCGGGATTGGCACATGCTCCAGTTGGTCATTGCCTTGCCCTAtctcattctttctctcttttcctg TGGGATCTCAGAGTCAGTCCGCTGGCTCATGGCAACCGGAAAAACAGAACAAGCATTAAAAGAGCTCCAGAGAATTGCTCGTATTAATGGAAAGAAAGAGGTGGCAGAAAGTCTGACTTCTGAG atttTGATATCCAAAATGAAGGAAGAATTGAATACCAAGAGAGAATCTTTCAGAATGAAAGAGATCATGTGTAAACCTGCAGTATTGAAGACAGTGCTTTTTTCATCCGTTTTAGC GTTTTCAACAACATTCAGCTTCTATGGTCTCCTGCTGGATATTGAGAATTTGGGGAAAAACATATTCCTGACCCAGTTTCTACTAGGAATAACAGACTTGCCCAGCAAATGTCTTTCCTATTTTATATTAAAGTATGTCAACCGTCGCCCTTCAAGCGGCTTTTCATTAATTATTCTTGGAGTTTCTATTCTGATCCCTATATTTGTGCCTAAAG AGATGTATGTTCTGCGCCTCACTCTTTTCCTCTTGGGAAGATCATCTGTTTCTGTCCTTTCGTCCATACTTTTAATCTTTTCCAACGAACTCTCAGCCACAGTACTGAG GTCAACGATACAGGGCATTCTCTTTTTCGTCGCCAGAACAGCAGCAACATTGTCTGCTTTAGTACTTTCAACGAGGCTGTATTTTGTCCACCTTCCGGCCATCCTCTTTGGGACCTTTCCCATAGTAGCGTCAGCATTTGCCTACTTTCTGCCAGAGTCCTTTAATCTTCCACTTATTGAAACCATCAAGGACATGGAGAAAAG GTATGAGTTAAGAAACAAGAGCACccgaaaaaagcaaagaaaagacCTCTTGGCAACCACTGAGTGCTGA